A single genomic interval of Camelina sativa cultivar DH55 chromosome 11, Cs, whole genome shotgun sequence harbors:
- the LOC104728052 gene encoding putative pentatricopeptide repeat-containing protein At1g12700, mitochondrial, with the protein MIAQGISPDLFIYNSFISGLCKAGLWDDVTEMIKEMVSKVSKVNEAIDIYDFMINRGPDPLVETYHSLLDGLFKVCRLTDVTELFKLMRHRDVRLDVVTYNIMISGYCKNGKIEEAVQVIREMDCKGLKADTYTYAALIHVVNQAGDSEVAKEVVDAICKSDCSPSIQQYSVLIDCLVKKEYFEGARRLLRRMEREGKRMCDASYTTLIHGLSQAGNWDFAQEIFYATGRTPSINECGALIDGMMKNGKVADAKRLFDEIPDKGLVPDVITYNIMIGGYCKYGKLEEAIDIIRRMTYEGLKPDNYTYTSLIHASCLAGDVDAAQGIFNAIWKSGHSPDIYQFNALISGLIKNGKLEDAKRLFGEIPNMGLVADVVTYNIIIDALCKHKMLSEARALFFELEPKGCSPDSVSFNTIISGFLEENKVKDAVLLLQSMLDRKFTPNDGVKCRLRRLLARADGRKTLQPLLDTYGKNFFE; encoded by the coding sequence ATGATTGCTCAAGGGATCTCTCCTGATCTGTTCATTTACAACTCTTTCATCTCTGGATTATGCAAAGCGGGTTTGTGGGACGATGTTACAGAGATGATCAAGGAAATGGTGAGCAAAGTCAGTAAGGTGAATGAAGCgattgatatatatgactttatgATCAATCGAGGTCCGGATCCCCTCGTGGAAACATATCACTCTCTGTTGGATGGTCTGTTTAAAGTGTGTAGGCTAACGGACGTAACTGAGTTGTTCAAATTGATGAGGCATCGTGACGTTAGGCTTGATGTTGTTACTTACAACATAATGATCAGTGGCTATTGCAAGAATGGGAAAATTGAGGAAGCTGTCCAGGTTATAAGAGAAATGGATTGTAAAGGGTTGAAAGCAGATACTTATACATACGCAGCTTTAATCCACGTTGTTAACCAAGCTGGAGATTCAGAAGTCGCTAAAGAAGTCGTCGATGCAATATGCAAGTCTGATTGCTCTCCAAGCATACAACAGTACAGTGTTCTCATTGACTGTTTggttaaaaaagaatattttgaaGGAGCAAGAAGACTGTTAAGACGAATGGAACGTGAGGGGAAGAGAATGTGCGATGCTTCATACACGACACTAATACATGGTTTAAGCCAGGCAGGAAACTGGGACTTCGCTCAAGAAATATTTTATGCAACTGGTCGTACTCCAAGCATAAACGAATGCGGTGCTCTCATCGATGGTATGATGAAAAATGGAAAAGTGGCTGACGCAAAGAGACTTTTTGATGAGATCCCAGACAAGGGTTTGGTGCCTGATGTCATTACGTACAATATTATGATTGGTGGCTATTGCAAGTATGGGAAACTAGAGGAAGCCATTGACATTATAAGACGAATGACATATGAGGGGCTGAAACCAGACAATTATACATATACTTCATTAATACACGCTTCTTGCCTAGCTGGGGATGTAGATGCCGCGCAAGGAATCTTCAATGCAATATGGAAATCTGGTCATTCTCCTGACATATATCAGTTCAATGCTCTAATCAGTGGTCTGATAAAAAATGGGAAACTGGAGGACGCAAAGAGACTCTTTGGTGAAATCCCAAACATGGGATTGGTGGCAGATGTCGTAACGTACAACATAATTATTGATGCCCTCTGCAAACATAAGATGCTATCAGAAGCCAGAGCATTGTTCTTTGAATTAGAGCCAAAGGGTTGCTCACCTGATTCTGTTTCGTTTAACACTATTATATCTGGCTTTCTTGAAGAGAACAAGGTTAAAGATGCAGTTCTGCTTCTTCAGAGCATGCTCGATAGGAAATTTACCCCAAACGATGGTGTTAAATGCAGGCTGCGTCGACTTCTTGCTCGTGCTGATGGACGTAAAACACTTCAGCCACTTCTAGACACTTACGGGAAGAACTTTTTCGAGTGA
- the LOC104723623 gene encoding ribonuclease 3-like protein 3, with amino-acid sequence MESQVSNADVESLQLNLISLDNTKTNGSGALTSTDPDQPLEIVEKILDYKFKDKSLLLEAFTDTSCDEDFSNERLEFIGDTILNTIVTIYIFNLYPRESPGSMTNLRAVNVDTEKLARVAVKHNLHRCLRHKKALLDNQILEFVEAIEKHPTLHSRGLVKVPKSLANIVESTIGALFMDCNSIETVWKVIKPLLEPIIHLDKLEIHPVTELYEMCQKRNLKLEAKDTWKENKEYCFYIQDKLVGRGDHRIKKETARNCAAKDAIANFSTFFGNH; translated from the exons ATGGAATCGCAAGTCTCAAACGCAGACGTTGAATCATTACAGTTGAATTTGATCAGCTTAGACAACACCAAAACCAACGGATCAGGAGCCCTAACCTCAACCGATCCTGACCAGCCTCTGGAGATCGTGGAGAAGATCTTAGATTACAAGTTCAAAGACAAGAGTTTGTTGTTAGAAGCTTTCACCGACACTAGTTGCGACGAAGATTTTTCGAATGAACGCCTAGAATTTATAGGAGATACGATCCTAAACACGATTGTaacgatatatatttttaatttatacccTAGAGAGTCGCCTGGTTCGATGACCAATCTCCGAGCCGTCAACGTTGACACCGAGAAATTGGCCCGAGTCGCTGTAAAACACAATCTCCATCGCTGCCTCCGTCATAAGAAAGCTTTGCTTGATAACCAA ATACTGGAATTTGTGGAAGCGATAGAGAAACATCCAACATTACACTCGCGTGGTCTTGTGAAAGTTCCTAAATCTCTAGCAAACATCGTAGAATCTACAATTGGAGCTCTTTTCATGGACTGCAACTCTATCGAAACCGTATGGAAG GTGATAAAACCATTGCTCGAACCAATAATACATTTGGACAAATTGGAGATCCACCCAGTGACAGAACTCTATGAGATGTGTCAGAAGAGGAACTTAAAGTTGGAGGCCAAAGACACatggaaagaaaataaagaatattGTTTCTATATTCAGGATAAATTGGTTGGACGTGGAGACCATCGTATCAAAAAGGAAACTGCTCGTAATTGCGCTGCCAAAGATGCTATCGCCAATTTTTCTACCTTTTTTGGAAACCATTAA
- the LOC104723621 gene encoding uncharacterized protein LOC104723621, with amino-acid sequence MDFELRSAKEKLEREQRERKQRAKLKLDREKKAKEAAIRQREAIEASQRAKRLDAIEAQIKADQHMQESLISGDGIVFERVFQAVPFQGNGDKIKLPPSCFTELSDQGAFDKGPLYFELSVADHSENKNTTHSGVLEFTAEDGTVGLPPHVWSNLFSSHDPVDVPLVDIRYIRLPKGSYAKLQPDNLGFSDLPNHKAILETILRQHATLSIDDVLSVNYGQVSYKLQVLELKPASSISVLETDIEVDIVSPDIVSDQPNQRVLRPLQFGKSESGTVEEGQYDYYKFAIDEATVEKLLAGNIKVIVKLDVEKDGADTDLYVSKHPVLFPSLHQHEWSSHDVGSKTLILGSKERALSSGTYSIGVYGFKGIVKYQVSVLTQESIDGAKVGERAVSSSSDVDTVECRNCKHSIPSRSIALHEAYCSRHNVVCNYNGCGIVLRVEEAKNHLHCEKCGQALQPTEMEKHLKVFHEPLTCGCGVVLEKEQMVQHQARDCPLRLIACRFCGDMVEAGNSAADARDRMRGMSEHESTCGSRTAPCDSCGRSVMLKDMDIHQIAVHGKSS; translated from the exons atggatTTCGAGCTTCGATCGGCGAAGGAGAAGCTTGAaagagagcagagagagaggaagcaAAGGGCGAAACTGAAGCTCGATCGAGAGAAGAAAGCTAAGGAAGCTGCGATTAGGCAACGCGAAGCTATTGAAGCTTCTCAGAGAGCTAAAAGGCTTGACGCCATTGAAGCCCAGATTAAG GCTGATCAACATATGCAAGAAAGTTTAATATCTGGAGATGGGATAGTGTTTGAACGAGTCTTCCAAGCTGTGCCTTTTCAAGGAAATGGAGATAAGATTAAACTGCCACCATCGTGTTTTACTGAGCTATCTGATCAAGGAGCTTTCGATAAAGGTCCTTTGTACTTTGAGCTCTCTGTAGCTGACCactcagaaaataaaaatacaacacACTCTGGTGTTCTTGAGTTTACTGCTGAAGATGGTACTGTTGGACTTCCTCCGCACGTGTGGAGCAACTTGTTCTCGTCACATGATCCAGTGGATGTTCCTTTGGTGGATATACGTTATATCCGGCTGCCTAAAGGCAGTTACGCGAAGCTTCAACCGGACAACCTTGGTTTCTCGGATTTGCCTAACCATAAAGCTATCCTTGAAACCATTCTTCGCCAACATGCTACACTTTCTATTGATGATGTGCTCTCGGTAAACTATGGACAAGTCTCTTACAAGCTTCAGGTTCTCGAGTTAAAACCTGCTTCAAGCATTTCAGTTCTGGAGACTGATATTGAGGTTGATATAGTTAGTCCAGATATCGTTTCAGATCAACCGAATCAGCGTGTGTTGAGGCCGCTTCAGTTTGGGAAATCTGAATCAGGAACAGTGGAAGAAGGACAATATGATTACTATAAGTTTGCGATTGATGAGGCTACTGTAGAAAAATTATTGGCAGGAAACATCAAAGTTATTGTAAAGCTAGATGTGGAAAAGGATGGAGCGGATACTGATCTATATGTATCAAAACACCCTGTTTTATTCCCTTCTCTTCATCAACACGAGTGGTCTTCACATGATGTGGGTTCAAAGACATTGATCTTGGGATCAAAGGAGAGAGCGCTGAGCTCAGGGACTTACAGTATAGGTGTATATGGCTTCAAAGGAATAGTCAAGTACCAGGTTTCTGTACTAACCCAAGAAAGCATCGATGGAGCTAAGGTTGGGGAACGGGCTGTATCATCTTCGTCAGATGTCGATACAGTAGAGTGCAGGAACTGTAAGCATTCAATTCCAAGCAGGAGTATAGCGTTGCACGAGGCATACTGTAGCAGACACAACGTTGTTTGTAACTATAATGGATGCGGAATCGTTCTCAGAGTTGAGGAGGCGAAAAACCATTTGCACTGTGAAAAATGTGGACAAGCACTGCAGCCAACAGAGATGGAGAAACACTTGAAAGTCTTTCATGAACCTCTCACTTGTGGCTGTGGGGTAGTGCTTGAGAAAGAACAGATG GTTCAACATCAAGCAAGAGATTGTCCTCTACGTTTAATCGCGTGTAGGTTCTGCGGAGATATGGTGGAAGCGGGAAACTCTGCAGCTGATGCTAGAGACAGGATGAGAGGAATGTCAGAACATGAGAGTACCTGTGGTTCAAGAACAGCACCATGTGATTCTTGCGGTCGATCTGTGATGCTCAAAGACATGGACATTCACCAGATTGCTGTTCATGGCAAGAGTAGCTAA
- the LOC104723620 gene encoding CSC1-like protein At4g15430 — translation MATINDIGVAAAINIVTAFAFLLAFAIFRIQPVNDRVYFPKWYFKGLRSSSIQTGGFGSKFINLDFRSYIRFLNWMPEALKMPEPELVDHAGLDSVVYLRIYLLGLKIFFPIACVAFTTMVPVNWTNKGLDRLRHSNISFSDIDKLSLSNIPNGSPRFWMHLCVAYAITFWTCFILKREYQNIALMRLQFLANDQRRPNQFTVLVRNIPTDPHESICELVEHFFKVNHPDHYLTFQAVHDATKLSELVLTRKQMQNLLDYNINKHMRNLNNRPVIKMGFLGCFGEEVDGIKYYTSAVEGLTREISEEKQRLRTGTKSIVPAAFVSFKSRWGAAVCAQTQQTRNPTEWLTEWAAEPRDIYYDNLALPYVDLKIRRLIVGVAYFFLTFFFMIPIAFVQSLANIEGIEKAFPFLKPLIEVKLLKSIIQGFLPGIALKIFLLFLPRILMQMSKFEGFVSTSSLERRAASRFYMFQFINVFLGSIVTGTAFQQLNSFLNQSANDIPKTIGVSIPMKATFFITYIMVDGWAGVAGEILRLKPLIIYHLKNSFLVRTEKDREEATDPGTIGFNTGEPQIQLYFLLGLVYATVSPILLPFILVFFGLAYVVYRHQVINVYNQKYESAGKFWPDVHRRVVTALIVSQLLLMGLLSTKHASKSTPLLLVLPLLTIGFHIHCKCRYQPAFVTYPLQEAMIKDTLERTREPNLNLKEFLRDAYAHPEFRVGESSDQEMGLEKARSDKSPDLVATKRGSWRNTSLPSKHSYTNSP, via the exons ATGGCTACAATAAACGATATTGGAGTAGCAGCAGCAATCAATATAGTGACAGCATTCGCTTTTCTCTTAGCTTTTGCTATATTCAGGATTCAACCAGTAAATGACAGAGTCTATTTCCCTAAATGGTATTTCAAGGGCTTAAGAAGTAGCTCTATACAAACCGGTGGCTTTGGAAGCAAATTTATCAACTTGGACTTCAGGTCCTATATTCGATTCCTTAACTGGATGCCTGAAGCTTTAAAAATGCCAGAACCCGAGCTCGTCGATCACGCTGGACTTGATTCTGTTGTCTACTTGAGGATCTACTTACTCgg GCTCAAGATCTTTTTCCCAATAGCTTGTGTTGCTTTTACAACAATGGTGCCTGTTAATTGGACAAACAAGGGTTTGGATCGGTTGAGGCATTCTAATATAAGTTTCAGTGATATTGATAAACTCTCTTTATCAAATATACCGAATGGGTCACCTAG ATTTTGGATGCATTTGTGTGTAGCTTACGCAATCACCTTTTGGACATGCTTTATCCTGAAAAGAGAGTACCAGAATATAGCATTAATGAGGCTACAGTTTCTTGCAAATGACCAAAGGAGACCTAACCAGTTCACT GTGCTTGTAAGAAACATTCCTACAGATCCTCATGAATCAATATGTGAACTTGTTGAACATTTCTTCAAGGTCAATCATCCAGATCACTACCTCACTTTCCAG GCAGTCCATGATGCAACCAAACTCTCAGAATTGGTTCTGACGAGGAAACAAATGCAGAATCTGCTCGAttacaatataaacaaacacatgaGAAATCTAAATAACAGGCCAGTTATTAAG ATGGGATTTCTTGGCTGCTTTGGTGAAGAAGTTGATGGAATCAAGTACTACACGTCTGCCGTCGAGGGTCTAACCAGAGAA ATCTCTGAGGAGAAACAGAGATTAAGGACCGGCACAAAGTCCATAGTGCCAGCAGCTTTTGTATCTTTCAAGAGCCGTTGGGGAGCAGCGGTTTGTGCTCAAACTCAACAGACAAGAAACCCAACAGAGTGGCTAACCGAGTGGGCTGCGGAGCCACGTGACATCTACTATGACAATCTGGCATTGCCATATGTAGACCTTAAGATAAGGAGGCTCATAGTCGGCGTAGCATACTTCTtcctcaccttcttcttcatgataCCAATAGCATTTGTACAGTCACTCGCCAACATTGAAGGCATAGAGAAGGCTTTTCCTTTCTTGAAGCCCCTTATAGAAGT GAAACTGTTAAAGTCAATCATCCAAGGTTTCCTTCCTGGAATAGCTTTGAAAATCTTCCTCCTTTTCCTCCCAAGAATACTGATGCAAATGTCCAAATTCGAAGGTTTTGTCAGCACATCCTCATTAGAAAGAAGAGCTGCATCTAGATTCTACATGTTCCAGTTCATTAATGTTTTCCTTGGAAGCATAGTCACCGGGACTGCGTTTCAACAGCTCAACAGCTTCCTTAACCAATCTGCAAACGA TATTCCAAAGACAATTGGCGTCTCGATTCCAATGAAAGCAACCTTCTTTATAACATACATAATGGTGGATGGGTGGGCAGGTGTTGCTGGGGAGATACTGAGGTTGAAGCCGCTCATAATCTATCATCTAAAGAACTCCTTCCTTGTGCGAACTGAGAAAGATAGGGAAGAAGCAACTGATCCTGGAACCATAGGGTTCAACACCGGTGAGCCTCAAATACAGCTTTACTTTCTTCTCGGTCTCGTTTATGCAACAGTTAGCCCCATCCTTCTTCCCTttatcctcgtcttcttcggCCTGGCTTACGTAGTGTACCGTCATCAG GTAATAAATGTGTATAACCAAAAGTATGAGAGTGCAGGGAAGTTCTGGCCTGATGTTCACAGGCGTGTTGTCACCGCACTGATCGTTTCACAGCTGCTTTTGATGGGTCTTCTAAGCACCAAACATGCTTCTAAGTCCACTCCTTTGCTTCTTGTGCTTCCGTTGCTGACCATTGGGTTCCACATACACTGCAAATGTCGTTACCAACCTGCTTTTGTCACATATCCTTTGCAG GAAGCTATGATCAAAGATACACTGGAACGCACACGTGAGCCAAATCTAAACCTCAAGGAATTCCTTCGAGATGCGTATGCCCACCCGGAGTTCAGGGTTGGAGAAAGTTCTGACCAAGAGATGGGCTTGGAGAAGGCGAGGTCTGATAAGTCACCAGATTTAGTGGCTACCAAGCGTGGCTCATGGAGGAACACTTCTTTGCCTAGCAAACATAGCTACACGAATTCACCCTGA